The genomic DNA ATGAATATAGACTATACTAGAAGAATTACAGGTGGAAGAGCTGTATTACATGATAATGAGCTAACCTATAGTATAATTATAGGAGAAGATAATCCTTTAATCGATAAGAGCATCAACCTATCTTATAGATATATAAGTGAAGGTCTAGTTAAAGGATTGAATCTAAGTGGTATAGAAACAGATAATTTAAATAGAGGCGAGAGAATAAGTAGGGAAAATTTATCAGCTGCATGTTTTAATGCACATGCATCATATGAAGTTACTATTAATAATAAGAAGGTAATTGGAAGTGCTCAAAGCAGAAAAGATGGTGTTTTATTACAACATGGTTCAATAATACTGGATTTTGATGTAGAAAAATTGTTTAAATTAATAAAAACTAAGACGCCAGAATTGAAAGAAAGAGCTATGAAATTTACAGCTAAAAAAGCAAGTGGAATAGAAAATGAAATTG from Clostridioides difficile ATCC 9689 = DSM 1296 includes the following:
- a CDS encoding lipoate--protein ligase family protein — protein: MNQWRVIHNKSYEGAMNMAIDEAIFTAYKKGHNKPTLRFYTWEPACLSIGYFQKLEDEIDLDKCRCMNIDYTRRITGGRAVLHDNELTYSIIIGEDNPLIDKSINLSYRYISEGLVKGLNLSGIETDNLNRGERISRENLSAACFNAHASYEVTINNKKVIGSAQSRKDGVLLQHGSIILDFDVEKLFKLIKTKTPELKERAMKFTAKKASGIENEIGRKIDIDILQKNIVKGLAEQFNVEFVEGDLTDYEKQLVKELYEKYKNEEYNKKR